In the Chryseobacterium sp. MYb264 genome, one interval contains:
- a CDS encoding DUF2089 family protein, with amino-acid sequence MKLPIICPSCDHTLHVSQMKCPHCSTEVSGDYELPVILKLNRDEQDFILNFFLSSGSIKEMAKQAELSYPTMRNKMDDLIQKINQLKN; translated from the coding sequence ATGAAACTACCTATAATTTGTCCCAGCTGTGACCACACGTTACATGTCAGCCAAATGAAATGTCCTCATTGCAGCACTGAAGTTTCCGGAGATTACGAACTGCCAGTCATTTTGAAGCTGAACCGTGACGAGCAGGATTTTATCCTCAACTTTTTTCTGTCCAGTGGAAGCATTAAGGAAATGGCTAAACAGGCAGAGCTGTCCTATCCTACCATGCGTAATAAAATGGATGATCTTATTCAGAAAATCAATCAATTAAAAAACTAA
- a CDS encoding prephenate dehydrogenase — MKISIIGVGLIGGSIALKLREKGISDFIYGIDNSNEHLNEALELKIIDAKVDLEYGVKNSDLIILAIPVDSARKLLPNVLDLISENQTVMDAGSTKAGIVNGVKDHPKRSRFVAFHPMWGTENNGPKSAVSESFSGKAGVICNKEESAEDALELVERIVESLDMHLIYMNADDHDVHTAYISHISHITSYALANTVLEKEREEETIFQLASSGFSSTVRLAKSHPEMWVPIFKQNKENVLDVLNEHISQLRKFKSALEKENFEYLGELISNANKIRGILDK, encoded by the coding sequence ATTAAGAGAAAAAGGCATTAGCGATTTCATTTACGGGATCGATAACAGCAACGAACATCTGAACGAAGCTTTAGAATTAAAAATAATTGATGCGAAAGTGGATCTGGAATATGGCGTAAAGAATTCAGACCTTATTATTTTAGCAATTCCGGTAGATTCTGCAAGGAAATTATTACCTAATGTTTTAGATCTGATTTCCGAAAATCAAACCGTGATGGATGCCGGCTCCACCAAAGCAGGAATTGTAAATGGTGTAAAAGATCATCCGAAACGTTCTCGATTTGTGGCTTTTCATCCGATGTGGGGAACGGAAAATAATGGTCCTAAATCTGCAGTTTCAGAGAGTTTTTCAGGAAAGGCTGGAGTCATTTGCAATAAAGAAGAATCAGCAGAAGATGCCTTGGAATTGGTAGAAAGAATTGTAGAAAGTCTTGATATGCATTTAATTTACATGAATGCCGACGATCACGATGTGCACACCGCTTATATCTCACATATTTCACATATTACCTCTTACGCTTTGGCGAATACCGTCCTTGAAAAAGAGCGAGAAGAAGAAACCATTTTCCAGTTGGCAAGTTCCGGTTTTTCAAGCACGGTTCGTCTGGCAAAATCTCATCCCGAAATGTGGGTTCCCATTTTTAAACAGAATAAAGAAAATGTGTTGGATGTTTTAAATGAGCATATTTCACAATTAAGAAAATTCAAATCTGCTTTAGAAAAAGAAAATTTTGAATATTTGGGAGAATTGATTTCGAATGCGAATAAGATACGCGGAATCCTCGACAAATAA
- a CDS encoding YIP1 family protein — MVWKTIFNPFLRYNERQLLIIGLISLIVTVALCQFFGMYMDAIFHYSYLKENDSALLGIGKSIISYSAGMIVLLILGKIYNKKTRIVDIINTVIISQTPGIITILLSELPIVKTSVNTIREIVDKDPQNLPAFPLAIMCIFSFVVLLLIAYGITLIYNGFRTSTNMKNWKQIVIFAFVVLTLCIISQLTN, encoded by the coding sequence ATGGTTTGGAAAACGATCTTTAATCCATTTTTAAGATACAATGAGAGGCAGCTTTTAATCATTGGATTAATCTCCCTTATTGTAACAGTAGCCTTATGCCAATTCTTCGGAATGTATATGGATGCGATATTCCATTATTCTTATCTTAAAGAAAATGATTCTGCTCTGTTAGGCATTGGTAAAAGTATTATAAGCTATTCTGCAGGAATGATTGTATTGCTTATTTTAGGAAAAATTTACAATAAAAAGACCAGAATAGTTGATATCATCAATACTGTTATTATTTCTCAAACTCCTGGAATCATTACTATTTTATTAAGCGAATTGCCAATTGTAAAAACCAGTGTGAATACCATTCGTGAAATCGTTGATAAGGATCCTCAAAACCTCCCAGCTTTTCCATTGGCTATTATGTGTATTTTCAGCTTCGTTGTTTTACTGCTTATCGCTTACGGCATAACACTTATTTACAATGGTTTTAGGACCTCTACCAACATGAAGAACTGGAAACAAATTGTAATTTTTGCCTTCGTAGTTCTCACCCTTTGTATTATCAGCCAACTCACTAATTAA